One window of Acidobacteriota bacterium genomic DNA carries:
- a CDS encoding putative porin, whose protein sequence is MARRCLLGLWVLILLASPAHADLYKNDTFRIFADFRARLEADWDSQDAMGVERDDRTRFRVRVRVGFVHQPDDRWEFGMRLRSGNELSQQSPHVTLLDFDDNDTGPTDFNFDRWYVKSTFKNGVWASAGRNSLPFWKQNELVWDDDVTPAGVGVGHQQTIGKRGTLGFQGGYFTLPEGMNEFFGSLLSAQGVYSHDGERLDVTVAAGLLNLDADPIGSGTILLNGNDMRDYRLQVVSAQLKLKAGGRPLRVGGDLIENSQDYPGDPDADRTSGWVGSLHWGATKERGDWLLAWYVARIERLAVNSSFSQDDWVRWGNGPQTRASDFRGHELRFAYGLGEGSNLVARLYLVEALSSVEDGSRLRVDYNKRF, encoded by the coding sequence ATGGCAAGACGCTGCTTACTGGGATTGTGGGTTCTCATCCTTCTCGCCTCCCCGGCCCACGCCGACCTCTACAAGAACGACACGTTTCGCATCTTCGCCGACTTCCGGGCCCGGCTGGAGGCCGATTGGGACTCGCAGGACGCGATGGGTGTCGAGCGGGATGACCGCACACGATTCCGTGTGCGGGTTCGGGTCGGATTCGTCCATCAGCCCGACGATCGTTGGGAGTTCGGTATGCGACTCCGCAGCGGTAACGAGTTAAGCCAGCAGTCGCCCCACGTGACGCTGCTGGACTTCGACGACAACGACACCGGTCCCACCGATTTCAACTTCGACCGCTGGTACGTGAAGTCGACCTTCAAGAACGGCGTCTGGGCGTCGGCCGGCCGCAACTCGCTTCCGTTCTGGAAGCAAAACGAGTTGGTCTGGGACGACGACGTGACCCCGGCCGGCGTGGGTGTCGGTCATCAACAGACGATCGGCAAGCGTGGCACGCTCGGATTTCAGGGGGGCTACTTCACGCTTCCCGAGGGGATGAACGAGTTCTTCGGGAGCCTGCTCAGCGCCCAGGGGGTCTACAGCCACGACGGGGAGCGGCTCGACGTCACCGTCGCTGCCGGTCTGCTGAATCTGGACGCCGATCCAATCGGCTCGGGAACGATCCTCCTGAACGGCAACGACATGCGTGACTACCGTCTTCAGGTCGTCAGCGCCCAACTCAAGTTGAAGGCCGGCGGTCGTCCCCTGCGAGTCGGTGGCGACCTGATCGAGAACAGCCAGGACTACCCCGGTGATCCCGACGCCGACCGGACGTCGGGCTGGGTCGGCTCACTCCACTGGGGCGCGACGAAGGAACGGGGCGACTGGCTGCTGGCCTGGTACGTCGCCCGGATCGAGCGATTGGCCGTCAACAGCTCGTTCTCTCAGGACGACTGGGTGCGTTGGGGCAACGGGCCGCAGACCCGTGCAAGTGACTTCCGCGGACACGAACTCCGCTTCGCCTACGGGTTGGGGGAGGGCAGCAACCTCGTCGCGCGGCTCTATCTGGTAGAGGCGCTGAGCAGCGTCGAGGACGGCAGTCGGCTGCGTGTCGACTACAACAAGCGGTTCTAG
- a CDS encoding type II toxin-antitoxin system HipA family toxin: MTDAYVDLWGRTIGAVSWFDDRQLAAFQYTEEFAGSGIQVAPLTMPLRTAPYEFPELPRKSFKGLPGMLADCLPDRFGNALIDVWLAQQNRDASTFNPVERLCYTGKRGMGALEFQPALKQSPTTARRIEVDSLVELSNRILNQRSRMEGRFDGEDDSRVIEDILRVGTSAGGARAKAILAWNEQTGEFRSGQVDAGKPFTYWLMKFDGIEGNKDKEIADPQGYGRIEYAYYLMAQDAGIIMMPCRLHEEGGRAHFMTRRYDRTDTGGKLHYQSLAALAHHDFESAGAHSYEQAILVIKRLGLSTGDREQQIRRAFFNIIARNQDDHVKNIGFLMDRKGLWRLSPAFDVVYSYNPQGNWTSQHQMSLNGKRDDFTRADLLAFAKMAGMKSARASRLIDEIRLAVRGWPKRAEDAGVDPDNAKRIASFHRL; encoded by the coding sequence ATGACCGACGCCTACGTCGATCTCTGGGGCCGAACGATCGGCGCCGTCTCCTGGTTCGATGATCGCCAGCTGGCGGCGTTCCAGTACACCGAGGAGTTCGCCGGTAGTGGGATTCAGGTGGCACCCCTGACGATGCCTCTTCGCACGGCGCCCTACGAGTTCCCCGAACTGCCGAGGAAGTCCTTCAAGGGGTTACCCGGCATGCTGGCCGACTGCCTGCCCGACCGGTTCGGGAACGCGTTGATCGATGTCTGGCTTGCGCAACAGAACCGAGACGCATCGACGTTCAATCCTGTGGAACGACTGTGTTACACGGGCAAGCGGGGGATGGGTGCGTTGGAGTTTCAGCCCGCGTTGAAACAGTCGCCGACCACCGCAAGACGTATTGAAGTCGATAGCCTCGTCGAACTCTCCAATCGGATTCTGAACCAACGGAGCCGGATGGAAGGTCGCTTCGACGGGGAAGACGATTCCCGCGTGATCGAAGACATCCTCCGTGTGGGTACCTCCGCCGGTGGAGCCCGGGCCAAGGCGATCCTGGCATGGAACGAACAGACCGGCGAATTTCGCTCCGGACAGGTGGACGCGGGCAAACCGTTCACCTATTGGCTGATGAAGTTCGACGGAATCGAAGGGAACAAAGACAAGGAGATTGCCGACCCCCAGGGGTACGGAAGAATCGAATACGCCTACTACCTGATGGCGCAGGACGCGGGAATCATCATGATGCCATGTCGACTTCACGAAGAAGGCGGTCGGGCCCACTTCATGACCCGACGCTATGATCGCACCGACACCGGTGGGAAGTTGCACTACCAGTCGCTGGCTGCCCTCGCGCACCACGACTTCGAGAGTGCCGGTGCTCATTCGTACGAGCAAGCGATCCTCGTGATCAAGCGACTCGGACTCTCTACAGGCGATCGCGAACAACAAATACGACGTGCCTTCTTCAACATCATCGCCCGCAACCAGGATGATCACGTCAAAAACATCGGGTTCCTCATGGATCGCAAAGGTTTGTGGCGTCTCTCTCCGGCATTCGATGTTGTCTACAGCTACAACCCGCAGGGGAATTGGACATCGCAACATCAGATGAGCCTGAACGGCAAACGTGACGACTTCACGCGTGCGGATCTTCTCGCATTCGCAAAGATGGCAGGAATGAAGAGCGCCCGAGCAAGCCGACTCATCGACGAGATTCGCCTGGCGGTACGCGGTTGGCCTAAACGCGCAGAGGACGCCGGCGTCGATCCCGACAACGCAAAGCGAATCGCGTCATTCCATCGCCTATAA
- the rocD gene encoding ornithine--oxo-acid transaminase, with protein sequence MANSKTLIEIGDNYGAHNYHPLPVVLAKGEGIWVWDVEGNKYLDFLASYSAVNQGHCHPRLVKVMSEQAGRLTLTSRAFHNDKLGPFLKDLCELTGFEMALPMNSGAEAVETAIKAVRRWGYQVKKIPTDKAEIIVCSDNFHGRTTTIVGFSTDEDYKVGFGPFTPGFKAIPYGDAAALEKAITPNTAAFLVEPIQGEAGVVVPPEGYLRKTRELCAANNVLFVADEIQVGFGRTGKMFCCDHEGVKPDMLILGKAMGGGMYPVSAIVADREIMNVFDPGSHGSTFGGNPLAAAVAREAMQILKDEKLVQRAAELGDWFMDELRALNSPHVAEVRGKGLLIGVRLKSEAGGARSFCERLQEEGMLCKETHIDVIRFAPPLTIEKSELQWALERIRKVLT encoded by the coding sequence GTGGCCAACAGCAAGACTCTTATCGAAATCGGCGACAACTACGGCGCACACAACTACCATCCGTTGCCGGTCGTTCTGGCCAAAGGCGAGGGTATCTGGGTCTGGGATGTCGAGGGCAACAAGTATCTCGACTTCCTCGCCAGCTACTCGGCCGTCAATCAGGGGCACTGTCATCCGCGGCTCGTCAAGGTCATGTCCGAGCAGGCCGGCCGACTGACACTCACCTCCCGCGCGTTTCACAACGACAAGCTCGGCCCCTTCCTTAAAGACCTCTGCGAACTCACGGGCTTCGAGATGGCGTTGCCGATGAACTCCGGCGCCGAGGCCGTGGAGACTGCGATCAAGGCGGTCCGTCGTTGGGGCTACCAGGTCAAGAAGATCCCCACCGACAAGGCCGAGATCATCGTCTGTTCCGACAACTTCCACGGCCGCACCACGACGATCGTCGGCTTCTCGACGGACGAGGACTACAAGGTCGGCTTCGGTCCCTTCACACCTGGATTCAAGGCGATCCCTTACGGCGATGCCGCCGCTCTCGAGAAGGCGATCACTCCGAACACCGCCGCCTTCCTGGTCGAGCCGATCCAGGGCGAGGCAGGCGTCGTCGTCCCGCCCGAGGGTTACCTGCGCAAGACCCGCGAACTCTGTGCAGCCAACAATGTGCTGTTCGTCGCCGACGAGATCCAGGTCGGCTTCGGCCGCACCGGCAAGATGTTCTGCTGCGATCACGAAGGGGTGAAGCCGGACATGCTGATCCTGGGCAAGGCGATGGGCGGGGGCATGTACCCGGTCTCGGCGATCGTCGCCGACCGGGAAATCATGAACGTCTTCGATCCCGGCTCCCACGGCTCGACCTTCGGTGGCAACCCGCTGGCGGCTGCGGTCGCGCGGGAGGCGATGCAGATCCTGAAGGACGAGAAGCTGGTCCAGCGGGCCGCAGAGCTTGGCGACTGGTTCATGGACGAACTCCGTGCCCTCAATAGCCCGCATGTTGCCGAGGTCCGTGGCAAGGGTCTGCTGATCGGTGTCCGGCTGAAGTCCGAGGCCGGCGGGGCCCGCAGCTTCTGCGAACGGCTCCAGGAAGAGGGCATGCTCTGCAAGGAGACCCACATCGACGTGATCCGCTTTGCACCGCCGCTGACGATCGAGAAGTCGGAGCTACAGTGGGCGCTGGAGCGGATCCGGAAGGTCCTAACCTGA
- a CDS encoding transcriptional regulator — protein MGAKEQPAQSKRGKTAPAKERKLRGLAGYLSDPTARDFDRLIYERVRLGIMSALSVNPKMSFTELRDLLGTSDGNLSVHARKLEEAHYINCNKTFEGRTPRTEYKATAKGRRALERYLDHMESLIQATRNK, from the coding sequence ATGGGGGCTAAGGAACAGCCGGCACAGAGCAAGCGCGGGAAAACCGCCCCGGCCAAGGAGCGCAAGCTCCGAGGGCTGGCCGGCTATCTTTCCGATCCCACGGCCAGGGACTTCGACCGCTTGATCTACGAGCGCGTACGGCTCGGTATCATGAGTGCATTGTCGGTCAACCCGAAGATGAGCTTCACCGAGTTGCGTGATCTGCTGGGGACCAGCGACGGCAACCTCAGTGTCCATGCCCGCAAGCTGGAAGAGGCCCACTACATCAACTGCAACAAGACGTTTGAGGGGCGTACGCCCCGCACCGAATACAAGGCGACGGCCAAGGGGCGTCGCGCGTTGGAGCGCTACCTGGATCACATGGAGTCGTTGATCCAGGCGACACGAAACAAGTAG
- a CDS encoding di-trans,poly-cis-decaprenylcistransferase, which translates to MQSNLFDAIHVALIMDGNGRWARRLGRERVAGHREGARSVRRVVEAAPDLGIGTLTLYAFSSDNWSRPKKEVDILMGLFRRYLRNERARCIRHGVRISVVGRRDRLAPDLVREIEVSERATRHGSRLHLRIAVDYSSRQAILRAVAGGTTGEPLTEESFGQRINEAMHSDPPAPDVDLLVRTSGEQRLSDFLLWESAYAELLFTDRMWPEFDEDDLADAVEAYHLRSRRFGALPEIQVAAQ; encoded by the coding sequence ATGCAAAGTAATTTATTCGATGCGATCCACGTTGCCCTGATCATGGACGGCAACGGTCGCTGGGCTCGTCGACTGGGTCGAGAACGTGTGGCCGGCCATCGGGAAGGTGCCCGGTCCGTCCGGAGGGTCGTCGAGGCCGCACCGGATCTTGGTATCGGAACGTTGACGCTCTATGCGTTCTCGTCGGACAACTGGAGTCGGCCGAAAAAGGAAGTCGATATCCTGATGGGGCTGTTCCGTCGCTATCTGCGCAACGAGCGGGCCCGCTGTATCCGCCACGGTGTGCGTATCAGCGTCGTCGGTCGTCGCGATCGGTTGGCTCCGGACCTGGTGCGGGAGATCGAAGTCAGCGAACGGGCGACGCGGCATGGCTCGCGACTCCATCTACGTATCGCCGTGGACTACTCGTCACGACAGGCGATCCTGCGGGCCGTTGCCGGTGGCACCACGGGCGAACCCCTGACGGAAGAGTCGTTCGGCCAGCGGATCAACGAAGCCATGCATTCCGATCCACCGGCACCGGACGTCGACCTGCTGGTTCGAACCAGCGGCGAGCAACGGCTGAGTGACTTCCTGTTATGGGAGAGCGCGTACGCGGAACTGCTGTTCACTGACCGGATGTGGCCCGAATTCGACGAGGACGACCTGGCCGATGCCGTCGAGGCCTACCATCTGCGCAGTCGCCGCTTCGGTGCGCTGCCGGAGATCCAGGTGGCCGCGCAATGA
- a CDS encoding serine protease, with protein sequence MPPIEIDDRRMKRLLNEGLIWLAESGEAPPPGELLQRIPETWHGVDVAAAPLKKTAPEEIYRSACQSVVAVGKLYLCSRCGKRHTHIASGFAIAKSGLVVTNFHVADDPEKLALGIMTLDGSVHPVQSIVRADRSSDLAILQLPIDDLVPLPLGDEPPVGAPIYVLSHPAGRLFTFTEGIVSRYVSHGRTRLMAVTADFARGSSGAPVLDAHGAVVGVARQTKSVYHHSEDDTPPRLQMVLKQCVPAGSLRNCLRST encoded by the coding sequence ATGCCACCCATCGAGATCGACGACCGCCGGATGAAGCGTCTGCTGAATGAGGGGCTCATATGGCTGGCGGAATCCGGCGAAGCGCCGCCGCCGGGAGAACTCCTACAGCGCATCCCGGAAACCTGGCACGGCGTGGACGTGGCCGCGGCGCCGTTGAAGAAGACTGCCCCCGAGGAGATCTACCGTTCCGCATGTCAAAGCGTCGTGGCGGTCGGCAAGCTCTATCTCTGTTCGCGGTGTGGGAAGCGACACACCCACATCGCCAGCGGCTTCGCAATCGCGAAGTCCGGCCTGGTCGTCACGAACTTCCACGTCGCCGACGATCCGGAGAAACTGGCCCTGGGGATCATGACCCTGGACGGCTCGGTCCATCCTGTGCAGTCCATCGTACGCGCGGACCGGTCCAGCGATCTGGCCATCCTCCAGCTGCCGATCGACGATCTCGTCCCGCTTCCCCTTGGAGACGAGCCACCGGTCGGTGCGCCGATCTACGTGTTGAGTCACCCCGCGGGCAGGTTGTTCACGTTCACCGAGGGCATCGTGTCGCGCTACGTGTCCCACGGCCGGACCCGGCTCATGGCCGTCACCGCGGATTTTGCCCGTGGATCGAGCGGGGCTCCGGTCCTGGATGCACACGGCGCGGTGGTCGGCGTGGCACGGCAGACGAAGTCGGTTTACCACCACTCTGAAGACGACACGCCACCCCGATTGCAGATGGTCCTGAAACAATGCGTGCCGGCGGGCTCGCTGAGGAACTGTCTTCGGAGCACCTGA
- a CDS encoding nitronate monooxygenase translates to MESARSSPLVIQGGMGVGISGWELAHAVSRAGQLGVVSGTASDVLMTRRLEDGDPGGHLRRALKTFPIPSVAERLLTRYFRPDGRPAGTPYRAVPMLRQRTRIEREQMILAAAFAEVTLAREGHDGVVGINLLTKVQLPTLAVLYGAMLAGVDYVIMGAGIPREIPGALDRLAKHEPATLRLDVAGADASAVNEIRFDPRRHGVAVSQPLTRPRFLAIVSSNSLATLLARKATGRIDGFVVEGPTAGGHNAPPRGEARRNERGEPIYGKRDAVDLAALRRLGLPFWLAGGTGSPEALTAALDAGATGIQVGTLFAFCDESGFAPELRHEVIDAARAGSLDVVTDALASPTGYPFKVAVCGDTPVEATERKRVCDLGYLRTAYRKRDGGVGYRCPGEPVEQYVAKGGLECDTIGRRCVCNALLANTGHGQLRSDGTTEAPLITAGDQAKTLGAFLGSRKSYTADDVLAYLLADADSTTVPRDRVPTIVPGSG, encoded by the coding sequence ATGGAATCAGCGAGATCATCGCCGCTGGTCATCCAGGGCGGAATGGGTGTCGGCATCTCCGGCTGGGAGCTTGCCCACGCGGTTTCCCGTGCGGGCCAACTGGGTGTCGTCTCGGGGACCGCGTCGGATGTTTTGATGACCCGGCGACTCGAAGACGGTGACCCCGGGGGGCATCTGCGTCGCGCTCTCAAGACCTTCCCGATTCCCAGCGTCGCCGAGCGCTTGCTGACGCGCTACTTCCGACCTGACGGCCGCCCCGCGGGGACGCCCTATCGCGCGGTGCCGATGCTCCGTCAGCGCACCCGGATCGAACGAGAGCAGATGATCCTGGCCGCAGCCTTCGCCGAGGTGACCCTCGCCCGCGAAGGTCATGACGGTGTCGTCGGCATCAACCTGCTGACCAAGGTTCAGTTGCCGACGCTTGCCGTGCTCTACGGGGCGATGCTTGCCGGTGTCGACTACGTGATCATGGGCGCAGGCATCCCGCGCGAGATTCCCGGTGCCCTCGACCGGCTCGCCAAGCACGAGCCGGCGACTTTGCGTCTTGATGTCGCGGGAGCGGACGCCTCCGCCGTCAACGAGATCCGTTTCGACCCTCGTCGTCACGGTGTGGCCGTTTCGCAGCCACTCACGCGCCCGCGCTTTCTCGCCATCGTCTCCTCGAACTCCCTCGCGACCCTGCTGGCTCGCAAGGCGACCGGCCGCATCGACGGATTCGTCGTCGAGGGACCGACCGCGGGCGGACACAACGCGCCGCCGAGAGGAGAGGCCCGCCGTAACGAACGGGGCGAGCCGATCTACGGCAAGCGCGACGCGGTGGATCTCGCGGCCCTGCGTCGGCTTGGACTGCCATTCTGGCTGGCAGGTGGGACCGGATCTCCCGAGGCCCTCACCGCAGCGCTCGATGCGGGAGCCACGGGAATCCAGGTCGGCACGCTGTTCGCCTTCTGCGACGAGTCGGGGTTTGCGCCGGAACTGCGTCACGAGGTGATCGACGCCGCCCGCGCGGGCTCGCTCGATGTGGTGACGGATGCGTTGGCCTCGCCGACGGGCTATCCGTTCAAGGTCGCCGTCTGCGGCGACACGCCGGTCGAGGCGACGGAGCGCAAACGGGTCTGTGACCTCGGTTACCTCCGGACCGCCTATCGCAAGCGTGACGGGGGCGTCGGTTATCGCTGCCCCGGTGAACCGGTCGAGCAGTATGTCGCCAAGGGCGGCCTGGAGTGCGACACAATCGGACGACGCTGCGTGTGCAACGCGCTGCTTGCCAACACCGGTCACGGCCAGCTGCGTTCGGATGGCACGACCGAAGCTCCGTTGATCACGGCCGGCGACCAGGCGAAAACACTCGGCGCGTTCCTTGGCAGTCGAAAGTCCTACACGGCGGACGATGTGCTGGCTTATCTGCTTGCCGACGCTGATAGCACGACGGTCCCGAGAGACCGGGTGCCCACGATCGTTCCGGGATCAGGTTAG
- a CDS encoding OmpA family protein, whose protein sequence is MDATGCPKDSDGDGVWDGIDRCPDTPAGAEVDERGCPKLFEDEKKSLVLEGVNFETNKAVLTSNSTTVLDRVVSSLKEWPEVRIEVGGHTDSSGADSYNQTLSEARARAVLDYLVEHGVSAASLSAKGYGESNPIADNGTRAGKATNRRVELTRQN, encoded by the coding sequence GTGGACGCCACGGGTTGCCCGAAAGACAGCGACGGCGATGGCGTCTGGGACGGCATCGATCGCTGCCCCGACACGCCGGCCGGCGCGGAAGTTGACGAACGTGGCTGTCCGAAGCTGTTCGAAGACGAAAAGAAGTCCCTGGTCCTTGAGGGTGTCAATTTCGAGACCAACAAGGCGGTGTTGACTTCAAACTCGACGACGGTGCTGGATCGAGTCGTCTCCTCTCTGAAGGAGTGGCCCGAGGTTCGTATCGAGGTCGGTGGACACACCGACTCCAGCGGTGCCGATAGCTACAACCAGACCCTCTCCGAGGCTCGTGCGAGAGCCGTACTCGACTACCTGGTCGAGCACGGTGTCTCGGCAGCCAGCCTGTCGGCCAAGGGTTACGGCGAGAGCAACCCGATCGCCGACAACGGCACCCGCGCCGGTAAGGCGACGAACCGACGGGTTGAGCTGACTCGTCAGAACTAG
- a CDS encoding CBS domain-containing protein — MKHLAVRDLMTATPFSLTGDATLFELGELMDDKGIRHVPVVDDDGEVIGLVSQRDFVRMALAPAESLPVSLQVDALHVGTVADVMVNDVETVDPDTNIASAARVMLENKFGCLPVVEGSRLVGILTEADFVRRFAG, encoded by the coding sequence ATGAAACACTTGGCAGTCCGCGATCTGATGACCGCGACGCCATTCTCGCTCACGGGAGATGCAACACTCTTCGAGCTCGGCGAGCTGATGGACGACAAGGGTATCCGGCATGTGCCCGTCGTCGACGACGACGGCGAGGTCATCGGTCTGGTCTCCCAGCGTGATTTCGTCCGCATGGCCCTGGCGCCGGCAGAATCGCTTCCGGTCAGCTTGCAGGTTGACGCGCTTCATGTCGGCACGGTGGCCGACGTGATGGTGAACGACGTCGAGACCGTGGATCCTGACACCAACATCGCCAGTGCGGCTCGAGTGATGCTGGAAAACAAGTTCGGCTGTCTGCCGGTGGTGGAAGGCTCACGACTGGTGGGCATCCTCACCGAGGCCGACTTCGTTCGTCGGTTCGCCGGCTGA
- a CDS encoding B12-binding domain-containing radical SAM protein: MSDFLPPAMRRAPELPRIRVAEPKPRHALLINPFYPKDPHASFGKHVLTPSLALTGVAGSTPENWEVRYWDENLLQGPPPADPFPQVVGITVHLTFARRAYELAHWYRSRGAIVILGGLHVLSCPEEVAPHADAIAIGEGVQLWPRILQDIDANDLRPIYEGSYRSPYKDEPPPRRDLLARDSYLTTSSVIATRGCHNRCGFCYLSTEGLRMPYQLRDVDQVADEVRADGQPYIVFTDNNLGSRRDYLKQLCRRLRDLEIIWSAAVTIDVTDDPALVREMALAGCTGVFVGFESLELGNLRDARKKTPAPEDYARRVALLHDHGIQVNGSFVLGFDHDGPDVFERTADWVEANRLECATFHILTPYPGTPLYRQFESEGRLLHRDWELYDTANVVFRPKRMSVEQLEEGYAGLYRRLFSHGSIWRRRPADLRAVSAYLAMSYLYKRSNRIWHALIRNRLTARMWRPLIELSRRRHLNFRRRLAERPMASCARRAESMVSAGV; encoded by the coding sequence ATGAGCGACTTCCTCCCCCCCGCCATGCGTCGTGCGCCGGAGTTACCTCGCATCCGTGTCGCCGAGCCAAAGCCCCGGCATGCGTTGTTGATCAATCCGTTCTACCCGAAGGATCCTCACGCCAGCTTCGGCAAGCATGTGCTGACGCCCAGCCTGGCGCTGACCGGTGTCGCAGGCTCGACTCCCGAGAACTGGGAGGTGCGTTACTGGGACGAGAACCTGTTGCAGGGACCACCGCCTGCAGACCCGTTCCCGCAGGTCGTCGGCATCACGGTGCACTTGACGTTTGCCCGTCGCGCCTACGAGTTGGCCCACTGGTACCGCTCCCGCGGTGCGATCGTGATTCTCGGTGGCTTACACGTCTTGTCGTGTCCCGAGGAGGTTGCGCCCCACGCCGACGCGATCGCTATTGGCGAAGGTGTGCAACTGTGGCCGAGGATTCTGCAGGATATCGATGCCAACGACCTGCGACCGATCTACGAGGGCAGTTATCGCAGCCCGTACAAAGACGAGCCGCCCCCGCGACGGGACCTGCTGGCGCGGGACTCGTACCTGACGACCTCGAGCGTGATCGCCACACGTGGATGTCACAACCGCTGTGGTTTCTGTTATCTGTCCACCGAGGGTCTGCGCATGCCTTACCAGCTGAGGGATGTCGATCAGGTGGCCGACGAGGTCCGGGCGGACGGTCAGCCCTACATCGTTTTCACCGACAACAACCTGGGCTCCCGACGGGATTACCTGAAGCAGCTTTGCCGACGCTTGCGAGACCTGGAGATCATCTGGAGTGCCGCGGTCACGATCGACGTGACAGACGACCCCGCGCTGGTGCGCGAGATGGCGCTTGCCGGATGTACCGGGGTGTTCGTCGGTTTCGAGTCGTTGGAGTTAGGCAACCTGCGGGACGCCCGCAAGAAGACGCCGGCACCGGAGGACTACGCCCGTCGGGTGGCGTTGCTGCACGACCACGGCATCCAGGTCAACGGCAGTTTCGTGCTGGGTTTCGATCACGACGGCCCCGACGTGTTCGAGCGGACGGCGGACTGGGTCGAGGCCAATCGGTTGGAGTGCGCGACGTTTCACATCCTGACCCCGTATCCGGGAACGCCGCTGTACCGGCAGTTCGAGAGCGAAGGACGACTGCTGCATCGAGACTGGGAGTTGTACGACACGGCCAACGTGGTCTTTCGGCCGAAGCGGATGAGTGTCGAGCAACTGGAAGAGGGGTATGCGGGGTTGTACCGCCGGCTCTTCTCTCACGGGTCGATCTGGCGGCGACGTCCGGCAGACCTGCGGGCGGTGTCGGCCTACCTGGCGATGAGCTATCTGTACAAACGCTCGAATCGGATCTGGCACGCCCTCATCCGCAACCGGTTGACGGCGCGGATGTGGCGGCCGTTGATCGAGCTATCGCGGAGACGCCATCTGAACTTCCGTCGGCGTTTGGCGGAGCGACCGATGGCCTCGTGTGCGCGGCGGGCGGAGAGTATGGTCAGTGCGGGGGTCTGA
- a CDS encoding isoprenylcysteine carboxylmethyltransferase family protein, producing MSDEKDGAAVRFPPPFAYLSGIAIGALLQSFVTPLSMAIGRELRIAGAGIVAALGVGIMAAAAGPFKKTEQDPKPWKPTPAIISTGIYGYSRNPMYVSMALLQACVGIALLNGWILVLIPPVLWLVYYTAIRHEEVYLERKFGETYLSYKRSVRRWL from the coding sequence ATGAGTGATGAAAAAGACGGCGCAGCCGTTCGATTTCCACCGCCGTTCGCCTATCTTTCCGGAATCGCGATCGGTGCGCTCCTGCAGTCCTTTGTCACGCCGCTATCGATGGCGATCGGCCGGGAGCTTCGTATCGCCGGCGCGGGGATCGTCGCAGCGCTGGGGGTCGGAATCATGGCGGCCGCCGCCGGGCCGTTCAAGAAGACCGAACAGGACCCCAAGCCCTGGAAGCCAACCCCGGCGATCATCTCGACGGGGATCTACGGCTACTCGCGGAATCCGATGTACGTCAGCATGGCGCTGCTGCAGGCCTGCGTCGGGATCGCCTTACTGAACGGCTGGATCCTCGTCCTGATCCCACCGGTTCTGTGGCTCGTCTACTACACGGCGATCCGGCACGAGGAGGTCTACCTCGAGCGGAAGTTCGGCGAGACCTACCTGAGCTACAAGCGCAGCGTGCGGCGCTGGCTCTAG
- a CDS encoding helix-turn-helix domain-containing protein, with protein sequence MPYKVNFSLASSDQIESALARRLEAIRLSRNITQSQLAREAGVSLSTISRLVQDGKGISLDSFIRILQALKLHGHLEALLPDPAVNPLERIKGRGKRRQRARPKTKESAEWSWGEDPATR encoded by the coding sequence ATGCCGTACAAAGTGAATTTCTCCCTGGCCTCCAGCGACCAGATCGAATCGGCCCTGGCCCGGCGACTGGAAGCGATCCGCCTCAGCCGCAATATCACCCAGAGCCAACTGGCCCGTGAGGCCGGCGTCTCCCTCAGCACCATCAGTCGGCTGGTCCAGGACGGAAAGGGCATCTCCCTCGACAGCTTCATCCGCATCCTGCAGGCCCTGAAGCTCCACGGTCATCTCGAGGCCCTGCTTCCGGACCCCGCCGTCAACCCGCTGGAGCGAATCAAGGGTCGCGGCAAGCGACGACAACGGGCACGACCCAAGACGAAGGAGTCCGCGGAGTGGAGCTGGGGTGAGGACCCGGCCACACGATGA